In the genome of Lathyrus oleraceus cultivar Zhongwan6 chromosome 4, CAAS_Psat_ZW6_1.0, whole genome shotgun sequence, the window atcacaatggaatgcaagggggtggtgctttcccatgttttggttgatacaggctcttctctgaatgttcttccaaagaaagccttaatgaagttggattgcgatggcatcatcctgaggccaagtaatttagttgtgagggcttttgatggctctaagagagctgtttttggcgaagttgagttgccagttaagattggaccgcaggtgttcaagagcaccttttatgtgatggatatccagcctgcctatagttgtctgctaggtcggccctggattcatgttgtcggtgttgttacttctaccctccactAGAAGCTCAAATTTGAACTAGAgggtcaggtcgtcactgtctgtggtgaagaggatatttttgttagccacctgtctacatttaagtatgtggagatggatggcgagatgcatgagatgctgtgtcagagcttcgaagccataaacatcagtgaggtcgcgcccaaAGCTGTTTTTTCACCTAAGACTGAaaaggtcgggacttctatctcttcatacaagcaagctgttgaagtggttaaagttggtaatgcccaaggctggggaaaatttgtggagccagtcatcaaagaagacaaatttggattggggtttactccggagtctcagaagaatgaagtcggtactttctccagcgggggtttggtttctccccacatcgtcaatgctgcagatgaagacaaggctgacagcgactgtgacttagatagctggattcgcccgtgtgtcccgggagaaaatctcaacaattggtcgtctgaaaaagtcgtccgggttactctactgaaagagtaatttttattgttttcctttttacatgcataataaagtcttacactttgcccaaggtgtaatgactcatctgtagggccatccatttacttgcatttcgcaattattttcatcatcaataaaggacagcttttgcaaacaattttgtgttctctttctttcaattatttttactttcacaaaaaatggcaatgtttctttttcgtttttttctTCTTTCCAAAAAAATCTTGTTCTAAAGTAAAGcatgatcacccggatctcactgctaacgacattgctatggccaagtatgacttcgacaatcctatctatcaagccggagaaggggttgaggaagattgtgaattgcctgaagagttagccaggttgttgaaacaggaggaccgagctattacaccttatcaggaggtgattgagaccgtcaacattggtaccgaagatgacaagaaagagatcaagatcggggccagtctacaggccgagagggaagattgttgatcatgtacttgactgtgttagaaaggtcaatgggttgtttgctcggtcagcatgacgagtcaggtcgaaaagagcacgcaatatactaccttagcaaaaagttcaccgactgtgaacaaagatactcactgctcgagaaaacttgttgcgctttggcatgggctgctcgccaactaagacagtatatgttgactcacacgactctattgatatcaaaaatggatccagtcaagtatatttttgaaaagccagcgcttaccggaagggttgctaggtggcaaatgatactgacagagtatgacatccaatacacttcgcagaaggccatcaaaggaagtctcttgtcagactatcttgcagagcaaccgattgatgattaccattctatgaggttcgactttcctgatgaggacatcatgtttctcaaatcgaaagattgcgaggaaccaatcccggaggaggggcctgaccctgaatccaaatggattatgatgtttgatggggcggtcaacgtcaatggtcgcggagttggtgcagtgttgatcacgccaGAGGGGGTTCATATaccattttgtgccagaataacttttccctgcaccaacaatgaagccgatacaatcagctgagcctagttgaggaaaagagactagcaactatatgccatggccaactatatcagaggcgaatgaagagagcgtttgatcagaaagtaTGCCCCCGGGAGTATCAAGTCGGcgaattggtactcaaaagaattcttcctcccaacacagatcacaggggcaaatggacaccgaactatgagggtccatatgtggttaaaagagttttctctggcggagctttgattctaacaaccatggatggcgaagacttcccatcccctgtcaactcagacgcagttaaaaaatacttcacataaaatagacccgctggacgataaaaagaatagtccaggcaaaaaagggcatcccaacgaaccaaaaaaaaagaataaagaggttcgggcaaaaattagggatataaaaaaaagagtacacccggtgagtcgaaaacccgaaagggcggctcaggcaaaaaagggtatcccggtggattgaaaacccaaaagggcggtccacgcaaaagagggaataagcgaatgactgcagtataagttcatccgtgttatatcaccgtttcgttcaatccggcaatcttcaAAGGTTAAggatcgactaatcatccacttcagaaagcaagatgagcagagcgtcttgaggtcatacgagccatagcaaAGTCAAAACTCAATGGGACCCCatatccacattgccattaggataattTCTTTTGTTCAAATTACAGCGATCTcctcttttcagggatcaacttcttgatgtactcgcctattcctgaCACAAATTtttcagttaaagagcctctttatttttcatttatcagtttgtttgcagaagatgtctgaattcttgatgaaacatattgcatctgaatataatggtggcttttgcagatgatttgcacaggaaaacatttaaaattgctttgaatgtgcttaatcccggacggtgaatttaaaccgagtaattcccccagaacatacgtgtgtgattgcaggtcacaggaactggatgccaagtcatgaatcctcatccctaagcggttgacaaagtctctcctcagcagagcatgtcccctagtagagttgcaccttgtatcctcagcaacagcggagtagttgcatccccaacagacaagagggtggtgttcccagtgcTCATCccattccccagcagattatttttaacagatttgttttgatcctcagcctgaggacgattagcaagttcatatccccaacaaaggtcgattcctacgacatttccccaggaagtgctttccccacagactctcctcacggagcctcgccaagcaaagttctcatagttgatacttccctagcaaggttaactttccagaaaaaagccgatttattttcggtggctccccggtcccggcagacggatcgttccccacagcGCATTCAAGGATTAATACAGCGATCCGTTCCCTACCGGAGCTTGCTTCCCCAAGaagatttctttttacaccatgcataacatttgcatttgcatgcatattaagcatacacataagctgataaataggttcttcaaagcagaccGAAGAATTGcttacaaccaaagtcatgagattcagccataggatcaagtgtgtgtgatccagcatgagggtcatttcgaagattcagcctgagaatcgttttccaatgagccagcctgtggttcaatttgaagattcagccagagaatcacctacaagcgttatttccccagcaaactagctagaggagtagattgacagttcaacagaaaatcaatctacaagaggatccagcccgcggatcgcaatttaaaaacaaaagtctaattgaagggtcgttacaacatgttctagtctgaagaatatgtacgaagcccaaaaagtggaatattctcgaagctgcatacctaacatgaagattgggtgtagattttgaaagagggtcaaccagcgcatgcctcagatgcgagatcctgatgatgggaatttatcatcaagTCGAAgcagatctagccagaagatcgaagaagatctagccagaagatcaaagtagatctagccagaagatcgaagtcaggcctagcccgaagaccgaaaatagatttagccagagaatcgaaacaattcagatctagccagaagatcgaagaagatctagccagaagattgaaatCATATCCAGCCCaaagatcaaaatcgtatccagcccgaggatcaaaattaatatccaaccagaggactaaattgagtatagattcagccagaggatcgaaactccagattaagtcagaagacgaattcagattcagccagaggatcggaagagaaataaacagcgcggtgtatttcagcatttttgtggtgttctcagagcgcaaattttcggtctgtctttggtattcaatcacagcccaccctgtttgtctgataagttgttcgctttcatcctgctcgggttagctgatgattgaataggggcagctgtaacaccctaaaatttgcccccctcattcatgcattcatttttaggtcatttaacatttcatattgcatttcatcatgtcaatcagaatcaaatccaagaagcttgaacatcgTCCAAGGCACTTTGTGGTTTCTACCAaggtgatcagtcaacacaagggaaagacttgagttacttccaacaggttcaattggggtctattcatcagtcaaaacgttaatcttgaaggagcaaaagtttgttcatgaactgtcatgctcgctaggcgaagcccacgcgttttgaaaatgaaaaaaaaaacgaaaaaaaaagaaaaaaaaggaaataaataaataaataaaagaaaaatcttggacttggacctctctcatttgagcccacaaagccacgaaaatcaggttataaattcagagtttcagtgaaacaaaaggccattctattcctattaccctggctgggaaaaagatagtgagagaagagctaatagagttcagagcaacctccagagactgaagggaactcatctgcaaagaaccaattccatctcatataaaccctcagattgctttgcaaacccaaccgggcaattcaatttcattcgatctctccagtcaggtttgccttattcccattactttatgcttttaatttgaatgctctgaatgtatgaggtattatgggtgaatttgatacccttttgatgcatgtgtttgacaagaggtttaggcctcttacccttggttgctttttgtgagctttttgtgaattttaatggcatgattcatgtggttacattttgatttgggggcaactcttgattaccctatcttatttctctaacctgtttgttgagttttgttttgtgagggctcatatgactcttgcagagatggctttcctggtgttccactttatttgtgggataccacctggaggtttatcccgattacctgtactgactcgctttctttgatggtgctaccttgagagatctctgggtttcttatctctttatttgttgttgcttcggatctttatccgtgtggtagatctcttaaccccctttatctttcccgcattttactactttttgcctaaagacctccatgaagaggcaattgacgaataaaagggatcaatagtcaatcccctgttattcagtgcgtcgttctttaagatcacactacgtgtcgatgcttcagaacaaaaaccccagatcttttgtccggtcagtcagtggagagggttccacctttctgaacccccactttttgtcatgagctcaccttgtccagggttaagagctatgaggtcttatcctcattaccctttttgcatgagcatccctaaaacacaaacaaactcattgatttttcttctcctaagaacacgtttactccttctactacaggcgagtaagtctccaaaggtcgagcatccggtagattgcgtagtaacgtcgttcacccaaaaacacaaccaaccccgtagttagccgaactacggcttgctctgattctcattccagatgagatacgtaggcataagacgtgacgtcttaccgagcacatatccccctaacccatagtcagtcgagctacgaagactctgattctcatattcagatgggatacatatgcagtggatgcgacatccgtgcgagtcatttccttttgactcttttttatagtaaatagtacattagataacccacaccctttagacaagaactacaagagtggatcccgtagagtactacggatgcgtaggggtgctaataccttcccttcgcataatcgactcccgaacccaagatttggttgcgagaccttatcttttcctttcctttttccaggtttacttcgagcgtttcctttccctcctttgggataaataacgcacgttggcgactcttctgtctttcttttttcgccggttgtttttttcgcaggtaGGTTGCGACACCAGTCCCCAAACATCGGAGTACAAAAGTTCCAATGGTTTGCTACTTGTGAGATGATGATTTGAGAAAGGCAGTTTGTGACTTTTGGCACAATGACATGAACTACACTCATGAGATGTTGGAAGCTTTATTGGTAGATGATGATCGTCAATCAGATGCTTTATTGTTTTGAAAGAAGGATGACCTAACTTATGATGCCATGTAGATGCAGAATGGATGCTTGTATGTAATGCATGAGGTGTACGTGAAGGAATGATAGCCGCGGGTAAATGATATAGATTTTGTTTAAGAGGACCTTGGAGTAGAGCCTGACCCGAATTCAAGTCCTTGACAACAAAATGGTTTGGAAAAAATTCAATAGAACAAGTATTAGATTGACATAGTTTTGAAACAGATAATAAATTAGACTAGATTTTAGGAACACGCAAGACTTGTTTGAGATAAAGGGGTTTAACAGGGGTGTGAATGATAGAGTTACCAATATGAGTAATTTTCAAACCTGTTCCATCCCTAACAACGACCTGATCTGCTCCAGGATATGAATTTGCTAACGTAAGTTGTTGCAGATCTTGTGAAATATGATGAGATGCTCCTGTATCCATTATCCAGCTGGGACTCTGGGTGGCAGTCTGATTCTGAGCCAGGTTTGCAGTCAGTTTAATGCCACGCCTTTTCGGAAAGCCCTTAATTCGGTAGCAGTTCTTCGCAACATGGCCTGGCTTGTCACAAAACTGGCATACAATTTTGCTTTCACCAGTTCGTTGAGTAGGGGAGGAGCCGCGATTGTTGTTGTTACTGTATTGATCCGCTTTATTTCTTGTGACAACATTAACAGTGGAAACAATATCAGCTGCCTCTTGCGCTGCACGATGATGGATGGTTTCAAAGTCCATAAGCTTTTCATGTAATTCAGTAAAGACAATTGGAGACTCTCTACTTCTAAGTGCAACAGAAATTTCACGATACTCATCGGTCAAGCCATTGAGCGTGTGAATCACAAGATCAGTTTCATCAAGGGGGTGATCTATGATTGATAATTCATCTGAGATGGCTTTAATTCCTTGAAGGTATTTAGCCATGGATTGATTTCCTTTTTTGAAATTGGAATTTTTTTGTTTTAGTGTCATTACACGCACACGAGAGCGGCCAACATACATGGTTTTCAGAATCTCCCATGCTTGATTGGAGGTTTTGACAGTGCCTAAGTGTGTGACCACTGTTGCAGCCACAAAGGAAATGATGCTATGTAGAATGAGTTGATCTTGTCGAACCTAATGTGTAAAGACTGGATTAACAATCGTAGTATTGTTCTCCAACACTTTTGATGGACATGGTTTACTTCCATCAACGTAGCCCATGAGATCATAGCCTGTTAAGAGAGCCATGAACTGAATTCTCCAAGCGGGATAATTGTCTCCATCAAGCTTGATGCAGAGTTGAGATCCGGCATTCAAAACAATTAACTTGTCAGCCGGTGATGACATAGTGGGTGTCCCTTGGGGAGTTTCAACATCAGAATCTGGTGATGCCATGAATGAAGGATCGAGAGAAAAAAACTTTTAAGTTAATTTGCTCTAATACCATAAAAGGGATGATTGTTTTATATATTGTAATTGTCAAAGTGATGGCTATTTATAATACAGGGGTGAAACTGAAACTCTAAATATTAAGGGAGTTCTTCCTTGAGACTAGGGATGAATATTCCACAGTCAGTTCCTATTAGATAGGTAGTTAACTACTATTATTAAGCAATAATATAAATAAATACAGTATAAGTTATAGCTATCTATTAGAAAGTTCTTCCTCAATCTCTTTTCCTTTTGATATCTCATTAAGTTCATAAACGGTTGCATCCACACCAAAGTCAGAAAAAAGTGTCTTTATAGTATGGCTCATGCAACATGAATCTTGCTAAATATCACCAATGACTTCTCATAAACCATATCTTTCACTGTTTCTATTGTGTTACAAATGTTGATATGTGATGAATGTGTAGTTTAAATTTGAGGTTTTGTTTAAGATGCGTTGTTGAATTTTGAATTAAGCAAAATGTTGTATGATTTATTGAGGGTTTTGAAGGGAATAATAAAGTTAAACATTGTtggaaaatggagaaaaatatAGGAGGCATGTATTTCTATTGTATTGGATATTTAGGTGGCTAGGTGACTTTCGGAAATTGAGAAAGCAATAAATAAGTCTACTTTTTACTACTAGTCATTCTTGGCAAGTACAATTCTTATGCATGTACTCCCTCCGTCCCATATTATAAGCAAAAATTGATCATTATAATTGTGATCAAAATATAAGCAAAAGTGACTTTTTAACTCATAATTAATGAAACTATACCAAATACTATCCTTTGCATTTAGTGAGTCAGTTTTTAACGTGCAGACACTAGAAATAGGAGTATTTTTTGAAAACCGTTGAAATACTCAAGATTTTAATATTAACAACTAATGCGATTGGTTAGTATTTATTTGCATGGTTGGTGTTTCAATTTATAGAAGTTAAAATATGTTAACTAAAAAAAATTTGTGCGCCAAACTGAATTTTTGTGCGCCAAGCTGAATTTGTAGTGGTCCGCcaaaaatgaaaattgaaaatttgaagaaaaaattgAAAACATGAAACAAAAATATAAGTGCATTAACTATGGAAATATGAGTACTACTTTTTATTTATTGCAGAGAATCTTAAACGTTAAGCATGTTTAATCAGTTTGTGAGGATAATTTAGGCATTTTAATATTGCAATGAGGACAATTTAGGTATTAAAGAATGAAAGTAATTATGCTGACTAATTTTATTAAACTGTGTGAGAAGGTTGAATTTTGCTTATAATATGGGACGGAGGGAGTATTAACTGGTAGCATGTACGAAGTCATTGCATGTACAAAGCCAGGAATCAATACAAACAATTTCTTTGTACTCTCGGTTCttttttaagtgtcattttttgactttttacacatatTAAGGAAGCTAATtattattgttacttttcaaacaataattcttcttttacctataatacccttaattatttattacattcactttactttttctctctctgcaatcattatctaagggtaattttgacaaaattgcaattaatactaccttgaactttgcaagtgacaattaaaaagaaacaattttttttaagaaagtgacacttataaaggaacggagggagtaattCATTACTCTCTCTATTTCAATATTTTATTAgattattttttaataataaatgAATTGAGTAAATAtaataattttataaattttattttgatAATTATTATCTTGGTCTTTCAATGTAGAACTTTCTTAAGCTTTTCATTATTATATGATTCTCTTTAAAAgtgtattaattaattatttgtttataTACTTTCACTTATGTTACATTTTTTTTAATAGTTTATATTTTAAAAATCGAACCGATCATCAATCTGACAAGGGTATTGGACTATTGATTTATTGTTCAAACTACTAAATTATTCCTTAAATCATATGATTAAACCAGATTAAATCAGATAATTCAATTGAATAAATCTATATGTATAACAAAATTATATATTTATTAAATCGATCAAATTAGATGACTCAGTCTCTAAAAAATATTCTCACctataaaattttaaaatatcatAATTTCAAATATCCATTCTCTAAATTCAAATTGTAAATATACATCAGATAAAAAAAAATCGTACAAAAGACAAATCCAAATAACTTTTAAACATAATCAAATTATGTTTTAATTTTATTTCTTAAAAGAATTATCAAAACGGCGTCACTTTATTCGAGAGAaaaacacatatatttaattgAGTTTTCAAAACTACCGGTTCATTGATTTTGACCGCTTTTGGTTGATTCTGACTGATTCTCATTGATTTAATAACATACTCAATCAACAATCAGATTAAATCAATGAATCTTCTTATTCCCGATTCGACCAACCGATTCAGTTTGATTTTTAGAATATTGATTTGCACTTAATATTCTTACACaaacttaaaaaaaaaaactatCTACAAACAAATACATAAGATTATATAAAAGTCCACGTTATTTTTATACTTTAAAATGAAATTTATACTACTTTTCTTTTAAGTTCTTACAcaaattaattataaaaaaaattgttcaCACTAAAAGAAAGTTACACCAAAATTTATTattaaaagtttaattagactcttttttaaaataaaaattataattataaaatattcttctcatgatttttaaaaactcattatatatatatatatatatatatatatatatatatatatatatatatatatatatatatatatatatatatatatatatatatatatatatatatatatatatatatatatatatatatattgaaaaTAACCAAATTTATTAAAGAGAGTATATAAACCTTTAACAAAATCATTTTTTAATGAAAAgttattaatttatttatattaatatataaatataaatatattgttatcaGAGATTAAATTTAAAAATCAACCATTTACAATAATTGATAATATATTTTATTAgattattttttaaatataagTGAATTGAGTAAATATAACAATTTTCTAAATTTTTTTTTGATAATTCTTATCTTGATCTTTTAATGTAGAACTTTCTTAAGCTTTCTTTTTTAGATAAGATTCTCTTTAAAAgtgtattaattaattatttatttatatacTTTCACTCAGGGATGGAGCCAGAAATTTCAAGTTGTAGGGATGTTGTATTAATTTATAAATTTGTAAcataaaatatttattatttatttattttaatatatatatatatatatatatatatatatatatatatatatatatatatatatatatatatatatatatatatatatatatatatatatatatcatatttATTTCTTATGAGATATACTTTTAACAATATTTAataattttatcaattttttatttctataatttttacaatttttttattaataaaaatacttatttatatatttatatataaatagTTAATAATATTTGTCGGCGATGATAATATTTTAGTATCATGATAATATTTTAGTGTCTAAATTAAAATATATGAGAtagttttaataaaaaaaaattgtttttaaattAAACACAAAATCAATTTAACTATAATTTAActaaatatattttaattttaaaaaagattaattgttatgcattgtcagtgtaaaaaaatttacactaTCAATACATCACAATCATTCGTTTATGTTACTTTATCTGTGATtataataaaaatcaaatttatcTAACAAATCAATGGTTATAATTAATTGACAATGTAAAATATATTTACATTGTCGGTGcattttaattaaatttattttaaaatagaCCTTTAAAATTAAAAACTCACAAACATTTCGAAGGAATCATAAACAAGAATAAAACCATAAAAAGAATATTTTCAATTAATTAATAGACTTTAAGACAAATATATTTTTATCAGTTATTATATAAATTTATTATgataatatttaaatatttttttaaagtATAATGGGGGCTGCCCCCATACCCAACCTCGTGGCTCTGTCCCTGCTTTCACTTATGTTATATTTTTGTAATAGTTTGCATTTTAAAAATCGGACCGATCATTAAACTGACGTGCATATTAGACTACTGATTTATTGGTCAAACTACTAAATTATTTGTCGAAACGTATGATTAAATCAGATTAAACTATAACTCGGTTGAATAAATCTGTAAGTATAACAAAATTATATATTTATTAAATCGCTCACATTAGATGATTCAATCTCTAAAAAAATTTCTCACCTACAAAGTTTTAAAATATCATAATTTCAAATGCCCATTCTCTAAATTTTAATTGTAAATATACGTCAGACAAATCCaaaaaagttttgaaaaaaatcaatttttatttttttaaagaatTATCAAAACGGCGTCATTTTATTtaagagaaaaaaaaatatatttaatcGATTTTTCAAAACGGTTGGTTTATTGATTTTGACCATTTTTGATCGATTCTAAACGATTACATTGGTTCAATAGCATACTCGATccatttttaaaataaatcttcTGATTCCAATTCAACCGACCCATTCAATTCGATTCTTAGAGCATTGGTTTGCATCATATTCTTACACAAACTTTAAAAAAAAACTATCTAGAAACAAATAGGTAAGAGTATATAAAAGTTCACGTTATTTTTATACTTTATATGAAATTTATACTACTTTTCTTTTTAAGTTCTTGCacaaattaataaaaaaaattcacTCTAAAACAAAATTACACCATAATTTATTTAAAATTCAATTATagtcttttttttttaaaatatataattataaaATATCCTTctcataatttttaaaaattcattATTCATATCCCATAATAAAATTTCACTCTCATATAAATATATTGAAAATAACCAAATTTATTAAGGAGATAATATAAATCTTAGACAAAATCGTTTTTTAATGaaaaattattaatttataaatattaataatttatttttattaatatataaatataaataaatattattattagGGATTAAATTCAAAATCAGACATTTAAATTCTTGAAAGATAACATTATATTTAAATCCAAAAAGATAAATGCTAAATGTGGACTTGTATCTCAGTCATTAACCGGGCATTACAAATCTATCAACTAAGTTAAAAAGATCTTTATGCCATAAAACCATTTATTAAGAAACATTGATAATTGATGTGATAATGAGATTAAACCCAAAGAACTCCAACATATTTAAGCATCGGTTTCAAAGTGCCGCTAAGGTGAAGAGTCATGACTTGTTTAGCTCCACCAATAAGCTCACCACCAATGTAAACAGTTGGAACAGATGGAGAACAGCCAAGTCTTGAAAGTTCTTCCTCAATCTCTTTTCCTTTGGATATCTCATCAAGTTCATAAACGGTTGCATTCACACCAAAGTCAGAAAAAAGTGTCTTTATAGTATGGCTCATGCAACATGAACTCTTGC includes:
- the LOC127073340 gene encoding monothiol glutaredoxin-S4-like, coding for METVKDMVSEKPLVIFSKSSCCMSHTIKTLFSDFGVNATVYELDEISKGKEIEEELSRLGCSPSVPTVYIGGELIGGAKQVMTLHLSGTLKPMLKYVGVLWV